The Lysinibacillus pakistanensis genome includes a window with the following:
- the bioD gene encoding dethiobiotin synthase — translation MQHFWVVGTDTDVGKTAVTTLLMRQFQRQNLRVTPFKPVQTGEVHENDHSYYYDTTVYEKYSLQVLRTESLNGYSFKEAASPHFAAQLEVQQINVHYLLQQIQVLQQSNDMVICEGAGGLFVPLDLQRKITLLDVIVQSKLPVVLVSRTTLGTINHTLLTIEALHSRNIDILGIVFNGNSGSLIEQDTMKTILQFHDLPYAIIPQIQEIAQLVDYSISHTSLFERLVNDETSVN, via the coding sequence ATGCAACATTTTTGGGTTGTTGGGACAGATACTGATGTCGGTAAAACGGCGGTCACCACATTGCTGATGCGACAATTTCAGCGACAGAACCTTCGCGTCACGCCTTTTAAGCCTGTACAAACTGGTGAAGTGCATGAAAATGATCATTCCTATTACTACGATACAACAGTATATGAAAAGTATTCATTACAGGTGCTAAGGACAGAAAGTTTGAATGGGTATTCGTTTAAAGAGGCAGCTTCACCACATTTTGCTGCACAACTGGAGGTACAGCAAATTAATGTGCATTATTTACTACAGCAAATACAGGTGCTACAGCAATCAAACGATATGGTAATTTGTGAGGGAGCTGGTGGACTTTTTGTGCCTTTAGATTTACAAAGAAAAATAACGCTTCTTGATGTTATCGTGCAAAGTAAGCTTCCAGTTGTTCTTGTTTCTCGAACAACACTAGGAACAATTAACCACACATTACTAACGATTGAGGCTTTGCATTCGCGTAATATTGATATTCTGGGCATTGTATTTAATGGAAATTCAGGGAGTTTGATAGAACAAGATACTATGAAAACCATATTACAGTTTCATGATTTGCCATATGCAATTATCCCGCAAATCCAAGAGATTGCGCAGCTTGTTGATTATTCCATTTCTCACACTTCATTGTTTGAAAGGTTGGTCAATGATGAAACAAGTGTTAACTGA
- a CDS encoding response regulator transcription factor — MVNEKILIVEDDIDIMEVLSLTIANANYLVFKASSIYEGWKAVIKEEPDLILLDVNLPDGNGFELARRVREVSDAIIIFVTVNHLIDHKLEGFEVGADDYITKPFIPKELLARIQANLKRKTTSIRNPILHIDNLVIHFDEKNVYKNGKRLNLFTKEKLLLFFLIEHANKVISVDQLIDNVWGQDGVTDSKTVSVHISTLRRKIEDVPAKPKWIQTVRGFGYQFVYKK; from the coding sequence GTGGTAAATGAGAAAATCTTAATCGTAGAAGATGATATTGACATTATGGAGGTTCTATCTCTTACAATTGCAAATGCAAACTACCTAGTTTTCAAGGCATCATCCATTTACGAAGGTTGGAAGGCAGTAATCAAAGAAGAGCCTGATTTAATTTTATTGGATGTTAATTTACCTGATGGCAATGGCTTTGAATTAGCGAGAAGGGTTCGTGAAGTGTCGGATGCTATTATTATTTTTGTAACTGTTAATCACTTAATTGACCATAAACTAGAAGGCTTTGAAGTAGGTGCAGATGATTATATAACAAAGCCGTTTATTCCAAAAGAATTACTCGCTCGTATACAAGCAAACTTAAAAAGAAAGACGACATCCATAAGAAATCCTATATTACATATTGATAACTTAGTCATTCATTTTGATGAAAAAAATGTTTATAAAAACGGAAAACGTTTAAATCTTTTTACGAAAGAAAAGCTACTACTATTTTTTCTGATCGAACATGCCAATAAGGTAATTAGTGTAGACCAACTGATAGATAATGTTTGGGGACAGGATGGTGTAACTGATTCAAAAACGGTTTCTGTCCATATTAGTACACTGCGACGAAAAATTGAGGACGTTCCAGCTAAGCCTAAGTGGATTCAAACTGTTCGGGGCTTCGGCTACCAATTTGTTTATAAAAAATAA